In one Bradyrhizobium cosmicum genomic region, the following are encoded:
- a CDS encoding ABC transporter ATP-binding protein — translation MLDPTPNGLHSGESPLLQTLGLTKRYGDFLANDSIDIDIWPSEIHALLGENGAGKSTLVKAIYGLIQPSAGEIRWQGERIVLSGPSEARSRGIGMVFQHFSLFDNLTVAENVALGLDGKESFKDMSARLEQVSKTYGLPLDPRREVWQLSVGERQRIEIVRALMQDPKFLILDEPTAVLTPQEADQLFIVLERLKAEGRAILYISHKLEEVKRLCDTATILRGGRKVDTCNPRLETAASLARMMVGGEIKEVKAASGRKTTVPRLVVNDLSLAPAEAHGVRLEHISFELKGGEILGIAGVAGNGQDELFAALSGERLSKDPGTVVIEGIAAGHLSITQRRKLGAAFVPEERLGHGTAPRMKLSENALLTGHAASGMVNHGFIDTAATLKTVDRATETFDVRKAKRDPEAASLSGGNLQKFIVGREILRNPAVLVVSQPTWGVDAGAAAVIRQALLDLATAGAAVLVTSQDLDELAEIADRIAVMFHGHLSAPLATSEASREKLGLLMGGSSLDPKEAAHAVGA, via the coding sequence ATGTTAGATCCGACGCCTAACGGCCTGCATTCCGGCGAGTCACCGCTGCTTCAAACGCTCGGGCTCACCAAGCGCTATGGCGATTTCCTCGCCAACGATTCCATCGATATCGACATCTGGCCAAGCGAAATTCACGCCCTGCTCGGCGAGAACGGCGCCGGCAAGTCGACCTTGGTCAAGGCGATCTATGGACTGATCCAGCCCAGCGCCGGCGAGATTCGCTGGCAGGGCGAGCGGATCGTGCTGTCAGGCCCGTCGGAAGCCCGCAGCCGCGGCATCGGCATGGTGTTCCAGCATTTCTCGCTGTTCGACAATCTCACCGTCGCCGAGAACGTCGCACTCGGCCTCGACGGCAAGGAGTCCTTCAAGGACATGTCGGCGCGGCTGGAGCAGGTGTCGAAGACCTATGGCCTGCCGCTCGATCCCAGACGCGAGGTCTGGCAACTCTCCGTCGGCGAACGCCAGCGCATCGAGATCGTCCGCGCGCTGATGCAGGACCCAAAATTCCTGATCCTGGACGAGCCGACCGCCGTCCTGACGCCGCAGGAAGCTGACCAGCTCTTCATCGTGCTGGAGCGGCTCAAGGCGGAAGGTCGGGCCATCCTCTACATCAGCCACAAGCTCGAGGAGGTGAAGCGGCTCTGCGACACCGCAACGATCCTGCGCGGCGGCAGGAAGGTCGACACCTGCAATCCGAGGCTCGAGACCGCCGCCTCGCTCGCGCGCATGATGGTCGGCGGCGAGATCAAGGAAGTGAAGGCCGCGTCCGGCCGGAAGACCACCGTGCCCCGGCTCGTCGTCAACGATCTCTCGCTTGCGCCAGCCGAGGCGCACGGTGTCCGGCTCGAGCACATCTCGTTCGAACTGAAGGGCGGCGAGATCCTCGGCATCGCCGGCGTCGCCGGCAACGGCCAGGACGAATTGTTCGCTGCGCTATCAGGCGAGCGGCTCTCGAAGGACCCGGGCACCGTGGTGATCGAGGGCATCGCAGCCGGCCATCTCTCGATCACGCAGCGGCGCAAGCTTGGGGCCGCCTTCGTGCCCGAGGAACGGCTCGGCCACGGCACCGCGCCGCGCATGAAGCTGTCGGAGAACGCGCTGCTGACCGGGCACGCGGCCAGCGGCATGGTCAATCACGGCTTCATCGACACCGCGGCCACGCTGAAGACCGTCGACCGTGCGACCGAAACCTTTGACGTCCGCAAGGCCAAGCGCGATCCGGAAGCCGCATCCCTCTCTGGCGGCAATCTGCAAAAATTCATCGTCGGTCGCGAGATCCTGCGCAACCCCGCGGTGCTGGTGGTGAGCCAGCCAACCTGGGGCGTCGATGCGGGCGCTGCCGCCGTCATCCGCCAGGCGCTGCTCGATCTCGCCACCGCAGGCGCCGCCGTCCTCGTGACCAGCCAGGATCTCGACGAGCTCGCGGAGATCGCCGACCGCATCGCCGTGATGTTTCACGGCCATCTGTCCGCTCCGCTCGCCACGAGCGAAGCGAGCCGCGAAAAGCTCGGCCTTCTCATGGGCGGCAGCAGCCTCGACCCGAAGGAGGCCGCGCATGCAGTTGGTGCTTGA
- a CDS encoding BMP family ABC transporter substrate-binding protein: MRKSLRALAAGLLLAGSVGAASAADKLKVGFIYLGPVGDLGWTYQHEQGRLALVKELGDKIETTTLENVPEGPDAERAIEQLVRAGNKLIFTTSFGYMDPTLKVAKKYPNVHFEHATGYKRNPNMSTYSAKWYQGRYIQGLIAAKMSKSGVLGYIGSFPIPEVVSGINATMLAAQTINPNIKVKIIWANTWFDPGKEADAAKALIDQGADVIMQHTDSPAAMQIASERGKLAFGQDSEMIKFGPKTQLTSILDTWGPYYVERVKAELAGTWKSEDTWGGLDSHMFAMAPYTNMPDDVKKMAEDAQAAITSGKLHPFKCPVVGQDGKEVECKGGANLADGQILGMNFYVKGIDDKLPGK, translated from the coding sequence ATGAGGAAATCACTTCGTGCGCTGGCTGCCGGACTCTTGCTTGCCGGAAGCGTCGGTGCAGCCTCCGCCGCCGACAAGCTGAAGGTCGGCTTCATTTACCTCGGCCCGGTCGGCGACCTCGGCTGGACCTACCAGCACGAACAGGGACGCCTGGCGCTGGTGAAGGAGTTGGGCGACAAGATCGAGACCACCACGCTCGAGAACGTTCCCGAAGGTCCCGACGCCGAGCGCGCCATCGAGCAACTCGTCCGCGCCGGAAACAAGCTGATCTTCACCACGTCGTTCGGCTACATGGACCCGACGCTGAAGGTCGCCAAGAAATATCCGAACGTACATTTCGAGCACGCCACCGGCTACAAGCGTAACCCGAACATGTCGACCTACTCGGCCAAATGGTATCAGGGCCGTTACATCCAGGGCCTGATTGCGGCCAAGATGTCGAAGTCCGGCGTGCTTGGCTATATCGGCTCGTTCCCGATTCCGGAGGTCGTCTCCGGCATCAACGCGACGATGCTGGCGGCGCAGACCATCAACCCGAACATCAAGGTCAAGATCATCTGGGCCAATACCTGGTTCGACCCGGGCAAGGAAGCCGACGCCGCCAAGGCGCTGATCGACCAGGGCGCCGACGTGATCATGCAGCACACGGATTCGCCGGCGGCCATGCAGATCGCCAGCGAGCGCGGCAAGCTCGCCTTCGGCCAGGATTCCGAGATGATCAAGTTCGGGCCGAAGACCCAGCTAACCTCGATCCTCGACACCTGGGGCCCCTACTACGTCGAACGCGTCAAGGCCGAACTCGCCGGCACCTGGAAGTCCGAGGACACCTGGGGCGGTCTCGACAGCCACATGTTCGCGATGGCGCCGTATACCAACATGCCTGACGACGTGAAGAAGATGGCCGAGGATGCCCAGGCCGCCATCACCTCGGGCAAGCTGCACCCGTTCAAGTGCCCGGTCGTTGGGCAGGACGGCAAGGAGGTCGAGTGCAAGGGCGGCGCCAATCTCGCCGACGGCCAGATTCTCGGTATGAATTTCTACGTCAAAGGCATCGACGACAAGTTGCCGGGCAAGTAG
- a CDS encoding ABC transporter permease, with translation MELVEAIILAVLAASTPLLIAATGELVTERSGVLNLGVEGMMIVGAACGFAGAWLTGSIFIGALFGVVAGTLMSLIFALMALGLAVNQVATGLALTILGVGLSGLIGAGFVGERITPAVHLYIPGLTDIPLMGRVLFGEDAFVYFSVALVASVWWFLYRTRPGLILRACGDNHVSAHALGYPVLRIRTFAVMFGGACAGLAGAYLPLAYTPFFIPGMTAGRGWIALALVVFSSWRPGRLVVGAYLFGAVTILQLHAQGWGVGIPSQFMSALPYLATVIVLVLLSRARTGGSTAPAALGTVFVPDR, from the coding sequence GTGGAACTGGTTGAAGCCATCATCCTGGCGGTGCTCGCCGCCTCGACGCCGCTGCTGATCGCGGCGACCGGCGAGCTCGTGACCGAACGCTCCGGCGTGCTCAATCTCGGCGTCGAGGGCATGATGATCGTCGGCGCGGCCTGCGGTTTTGCCGGCGCCTGGCTGACCGGCTCGATCTTCATCGGCGCGCTGTTCGGCGTCGTCGCGGGCACGCTGATGTCGCTGATCTTCGCGCTGATGGCACTGGGGCTTGCCGTCAACCAGGTGGCAACGGGTCTCGCGCTGACCATTCTCGGCGTCGGACTCTCCGGCCTGATCGGCGCTGGCTTCGTCGGCGAGCGCATCACACCGGCGGTGCACCTCTACATACCCGGCCTCACCGATATCCCGCTGATGGGCCGCGTGTTGTTCGGCGAGGACGCGTTCGTCTACTTCTCCGTCGCGCTCGTCGCCAGCGTCTGGTGGTTTCTGTACCGCACGCGGCCAGGCCTGATCCTGCGCGCCTGCGGCGACAACCATGTCTCGGCGCATGCGCTCGGCTATCCCGTGCTGCGCATCCGCACCTTCGCCGTGATGTTCGGCGGCGCCTGCGCCGGCCTCGCCGGCGCGTACCTGCCGCTTGCCTATACGCCGTTCTTCATTCCCGGCATGACCGCGGGCCGCGGTTGGATCGCGTTGGCGCTGGTCGTGTTCTCGTCGTGGCGCCCGGGCCGGCTCGTGGTCGGCGCTTATCTGTTCGGCGCGGTGACGATCCTGCAACTGCACGCGCAAGGCTGGGGCGTCGGCATTCCCTCGCAATTCATGTCGGCGCTGCCTTACCTCGCGACCGTCATCGTGCTGGTCCTGCTGTCCCGTGCGCGCACCGGCGGATCGACCGCGCCGGCCGCGCTCGGCACCGTGTTCGTGCCTGATCGCTGA
- a CDS encoding molybdopterin-dependent oxidoreductase translates to MSLEVNGILFPQEPRAGQCLRTFLRELGHFGVKKGCDAGDCGACTVLLDGEPVHSCLIPAFRADGRTVTTIEGLGSDHGAHPMQQAFLDAQGFQCGFCTAGMILTCASLNQAQRTDLGTALKGNICRCTGYRAIEDAILGKTNVEERVEPGAAFGRSLPAPAGPEIVRGQARYTFDTQVDGLLHIKLLRSPHAHARIVAIDKSDALRVPGVHAVLTHEDAPSILISTARHEKDWMDPEDTRILDDVVRFIGQKVAAVVAESEAAAEEACRRIKVDYEILPALIDPEQAMAPGAPIIHPDRTTDNRVADARRNLVAETHGEYGDVAAALATSAVTYEATFHSHRVQHAALETHGGLAWLDDDGVLNVRTSTQVPFLTRRALSDIFELPMDKVRVFCERVGGGFGGKQEMFVEDILALAALRTGRPVKLELTREEQFIATSTRHPMRVNIKAGADADGKLTALQLDVLSNTGAYGNHAGPVMFHALSESIAVYNCPNKRVDGFAVYTNTVPSGAFRGYGLPQTLIAVEAAIDELARQLGISPYDMRRRNIVKPGDPMLSPPPSEFHDVLYGSYGLDQCLDLVERAMQADGSPPDLSPEWLIGDGVALTMIDTVPPAGHFADATIALNNDGGFDLTVGTAEFGNGTSTVHRQIAATTLATTVDRIRLRQSDTVHGGHDTGAYGSAGTFVAGKATHEAAMQLATELKAAAAGAWLCDAASCLLDDEAVVSGVRRMSFAELAKLARERGQPFAAHGNSGGTPRSVGFNVQGFRVAVNKGTGELRILRSVQAADAGIVANPMQCRGQVEGGVAQALGAALYEEMVIDADGRVTNPKFRDYHLPSFADVPRTEVFFAETSDTIGPLGAKSMSESPYNPVAAALGNAIADATGIRFTAPPFKPDRLFPALYEKFRS, encoded by the coding sequence ATGAGTCTGGAGGTCAACGGCATACTGTTTCCGCAGGAGCCGCGCGCAGGGCAATGCCTGCGCACGTTCCTGCGTGAACTCGGCCATTTCGGCGTCAAGAAGGGCTGCGATGCCGGCGATTGCGGCGCCTGCACCGTGCTGCTCGACGGCGAGCCCGTGCATAGCTGCCTGATCCCCGCCTTCCGTGCCGACGGCCGCACCGTCACCACGATCGAGGGCCTTGGCAGCGACCACGGCGCGCATCCGATGCAGCAGGCCTTCCTCGACGCGCAGGGATTCCAGTGCGGCTTCTGCACGGCCGGCATGATCCTGACCTGTGCCTCGCTGAACCAGGCCCAGCGCACCGACCTCGGAACGGCGCTGAAGGGCAACATCTGTCGCTGCACCGGCTATCGCGCGATCGAGGATGCGATCCTCGGCAAGACCAATGTCGAGGAGCGCGTCGAGCCCGGCGCAGCGTTCGGCCGTAGCCTGCCGGCACCCGCCGGCCCCGAAATCGTGCGCGGCCAAGCGCGCTACACGTTCGACACGCAAGTCGACGGCCTGCTGCACATCAAGCTGCTCCGCTCGCCGCACGCCCACGCGAGGATCGTCGCGATCGACAAGTCGGACGCCCTTCGCGTTCCCGGCGTGCACGCCGTACTGACGCACGAGGATGCGCCGTCGATCCTGATCTCGACTGCGCGGCATGAGAAGGACTGGATGGATCCTGAGGACACCCGGATCCTCGACGACGTCGTTCGCTTCATCGGCCAGAAGGTCGCCGCGGTCGTTGCCGAGAGCGAAGCCGCTGCCGAGGAGGCGTGCCGGCGGATCAAGGTCGACTACGAGATTTTGCCGGCGCTGATCGATCCGGAGCAGGCGATGGCGCCGGGCGCACCGATCATCCATCCAGACCGCACCACGGACAATCGTGTTGCCGATGCCCGGCGTAACCTCGTCGCGGAGACGCATGGCGAGTACGGCGATGTGGCGGCTGCGCTCGCCACGTCCGCGGTCACCTACGAGGCCACCTTCCACAGTCATCGCGTCCAGCATGCCGCGCTGGAGACCCATGGCGGCCTCGCCTGGCTCGATGACGATGGCGTGCTCAACGTCCGCACCTCGACGCAGGTCCCGTTCCTGACCCGGCGGGCGCTGTCCGATATCTTCGAGCTTCCCATGGACAAGGTCCGCGTGTTCTGCGAGCGCGTCGGCGGAGGTTTCGGCGGCAAGCAGGAGATGTTCGTCGAGGACATCCTGGCGCTTGCCGCGCTCAGGACCGGGCGGCCGGTGAAGCTGGAGCTGACCCGCGAGGAGCAGTTCATCGCGACATCGACGCGGCACCCGATGCGGGTCAACATCAAGGCCGGCGCCGATGCCGACGGCAAGCTCACCGCGCTCCAGCTCGACGTGCTCTCCAACACCGGCGCCTACGGCAATCACGCCGGCCCTGTGATGTTCCACGCGCTGTCGGAATCCATCGCGGTCTATAATTGCCCGAACAAGCGGGTCGACGGCTTCGCCGTCTACACCAACACGGTGCCGTCGGGCGCGTTTCGCGGCTACGGCCTGCCGCAGACGCTGATCGCGGTCGAAGCGGCGATCGACGAGCTGGCCAGGCAGCTCGGCATCAGTCCCTACGACATGCGCCGGCGCAACATCGTCAAGCCAGGCGATCCCATGCTGTCGCCGCCGCCGTCGGAATTTCACGACGTGCTCTATGGCTCCTATGGACTTGACCAGTGCCTCGACCTCGTCGAGCGCGCGATGCAGGCGGATGGCTCGCCCCCGGACCTGTCGCCGGAATGGCTGATCGGCGACGGTGTCGCGCTGACCATGATCGACACCGTGCCGCCGGCCGGTCATTTCGCGGATGCGACGATCGCGCTCAACAACGATGGCGGCTTCGACCTAACCGTCGGCACCGCCGAGTTCGGTAACGGCACCAGCACTGTGCACCGGCAGATCGCGGCGACGACGCTTGCGACCACCGTCGACCGCATCCGTTTGCGCCAGTCCGACACCGTCCATGGCGGCCATGACACCGGCGCCTATGGCAGCGCCGGCACCTTCGTCGCCGGCAAGGCGACGCATGAAGCGGCCATGCAGCTTGCGACCGAGCTGAAGGCGGCGGCCGCCGGCGCCTGGCTCTGCGACGCCGCGAGCTGCCTGCTCGACGACGAGGCGGTCGTCAGCGGCGTGCGGCGGATGTCGTTTGCGGAGCTCGCGAAGCTTGCGCGCGAACGCGGCCAGCCGTTCGCAGCGCACGGCAATTCCGGCGGCACGCCGCGCTCGGTCGGCTTCAACGTGCAGGGCTTTCGTGTCGCCGTGAACAAGGGCACCGGCGAGCTCAGGATTCTCCGCAGCGTGCAGGCGGCCGACGCCGGAATCGTCGCCAACCCCATGCAGTGCCGCGGCCAGGTCGAGGGTGGCGTCGCGCAGGCGCTTGGCGCTGCGCTCTACGAGGAGATGGTGATCGACGCTGATGGGCGCGTCACCAATCCGAAGTTCCGCGACTATCACCTGCCCTCCTTCGCCGACGTGCCGCGCACGGAGGTCTTCTTCGCCGAGACGTCCGACACGATCGGACCGCTCGGCGCCAAGTCGATGAGCGAGAGCCCGTACAATCCGGTCGCCGCCGCACTCGGCAACGCGATCGCGGACGCCACCGGCATCCGCTTCACGGCGCCGCCCTTCAAGCCAGACCGGCTGTTTCCAGCGCTGTACGAGAAGTTCCGTAGTTAG
- a CDS encoding nucleoside deaminase encodes MDDALARDEHFLRLSFTVARRSLIHGNHPFGCIVVDADGKVLIETENGYMPDRDGTAHAERLAATQACRTLSREVLAKATLYSSAEPCAMCAGAIYWAGIGRVVYGLSEHRLRGVTGNHPENPTLDLPCRQVFASGQRPTEVIGPLLEDEAAAPHDGVWAR; translated from the coding sequence ATGGACGACGCATTAGCGCGGGACGAGCACTTCTTGCGTTTGTCCTTCACGGTCGCCCGCCGTTCTCTCATCCATGGCAACCATCCGTTCGGCTGCATCGTCGTCGATGCCGACGGCAAGGTACTGATCGAGACCGAGAACGGCTACATGCCGGATCGCGACGGAACCGCGCATGCCGAGCGCCTCGCGGCAACGCAGGCCTGCCGCACGCTCAGCCGCGAGGTGTTGGCGAAGGCCACGCTCTATTCCTCCGCAGAGCCCTGCGCGATGTGCGCCGGCGCGATCTACTGGGCCGGCATCGGCCGCGTGGTCTACGGCCTCAGCGAACACCGCCTGCGCGGCGTCACCGGCAACCATCCGGAGAACCCGACACTCGATCTACCCTGCCGCCAGGTCTTCGCCAGCGGGCAACGACCGACCGAGGTGATAGGTCCGCTGCTCGAGGACGAAGCCGCGGCACCGCACGACGGCGTGTGGGCGAGGTAG
- a CDS encoding ABC transporter permease has product MQLVLEKRAERSNTIALVSPLIAIGLTIATMVILFAILGKNPLLALHAYFIAPLTDSYSLQEIAVKATPLVMIAIGLSLCYLANAWNIGAEGQFLIGAVAGSWIAVKTQGTDAGAWVLPVMFVLAAAAGALYALIPAICKVKFGASEILTSLMLVYVADLFLDYLVRGPWRDPQGFNFPTTAEFDPVATVPLLIEGGRLHLGSIIALIVVAAAAILLGRTIKGFEIRVVGAAPRAARFGGFNANQLIILTFAVSGALAGLAGIIEVAGPVGHLQPGISPGYGFTAIIVAFLGRLNPLGILIAGLFLALTFIGGEQAQIAMKIPLDVTKVFQGILLFYVLACDSLILYRFKLVLPNRQVARGTG; this is encoded by the coding sequence ATGCAGTTGGTGCTTGAGAAACGCGCCGAACGCTCCAACACGATCGCGCTGGTCTCGCCGCTGATCGCGATCGGCCTCACCATCGCCACCATGGTCATCTTGTTCGCGATCCTCGGCAAGAATCCGCTGCTCGCCCTGCACGCCTATTTCATCGCACCGCTCACCGACAGCTATTCGCTGCAGGAGATCGCGGTGAAGGCGACGCCGCTGGTGATGATCGCGATCGGGCTGTCGCTCTGCTATCTCGCCAATGCCTGGAACATCGGCGCCGAGGGGCAATTCCTGATCGGTGCGGTCGCCGGAAGCTGGATCGCGGTGAAGACGCAGGGCACCGACGCCGGCGCCTGGGTGCTGCCGGTGATGTTCGTGCTCGCAGCCGCCGCAGGCGCGCTCTACGCGTTGATCCCGGCGATCTGCAAGGTGAAGTTCGGTGCCAGCGAGATCCTGACCAGCCTGATGCTGGTCTATGTCGCCGACCTCTTCCTCGACTATCTCGTCCGTGGCCCCTGGCGCGACCCGCAGGGCTTCAATTTTCCGACCACGGCCGAGTTCGATCCCGTTGCAACGGTGCCGCTGCTGATCGAAGGCGGCCGGCTGCATCTCGGCTCGATCATCGCCCTGATCGTCGTTGCCGCAGCAGCGATCCTGCTTGGGCGAACCATCAAGGGGTTCGAGATCCGCGTGGTCGGCGCTGCACCTCGCGCCGCGCGGTTCGGCGGCTTCAATGCCAATCAGTTGATCATCCTGACCTTCGCTGTCTCCGGCGCGCTCGCGGGCCTAGCAGGTATCATCGAGGTCGCAGGGCCGGTGGGGCACCTCCAGCCCGGCATTTCGCCGGGCTATGGCTTTACCGCAATCATCGTTGCCTTTCTCGGGCGTTTGAACCCGCTTGGAATACTGATTGCTGGCCTTTTCCTCGCACTGACCTTCATCGGCGGCGAGCAGGCGCAGATTGCAATGAAAATCCCGTTGGACGTCACCAAGGTCTTTCAGGGCATCCTGCTGTTCTACGTGCTCGCCTGCGACTCCCTCATTCTCTACCGCTTCAAGCTGGTGCTTCCGAACCGACAGGTGGCCCGTGGAACTGGTTGA
- a CDS encoding FAD binding domain-containing protein: MDLNTITTVTHPQTRAQLPAWTAGDAWLAGGTWLFSEPQVHLRRLIDLTDLKWPALTITDNDLSIAATCTVAQLDGFACPPDWLAAPLIGQCCRAFLASFKIWKTATIGGNLCMSLPAGPMISLTSALDGVCTVWKAGGGEQKIPVVDFVTGNQRNQLKPGDLIRQIDIPIAALKRRTAFRQISLAPVGRSAALVIGSLDADGTLALTVTASTVRPIRLALPKLPDASALRDAIAQQITDDLYHTDIHGKPLWRKHMTLRLAEEIRGELLGATPS; the protein is encoded by the coding sequence ATGGATTTGAATACCATCACGACGGTGACCCATCCGCAAACGCGCGCGCAGCTGCCTGCCTGGACGGCAGGTGATGCTTGGCTCGCAGGCGGCACCTGGCTGTTCTCGGAGCCACAGGTCCATCTGAGGCGGCTGATCGATCTCACTGATCTGAAATGGCCGGCGCTGACGATCACGGATAACGATCTCTCGATCGCCGCCACCTGCACCGTCGCGCAACTGGATGGCTTCGCCTGCCCGCCCGACTGGCTCGCAGCGCCGCTGATCGGACAATGTTGCCGGGCCTTTCTCGCCTCGTTCAAGATCTGGAAGACGGCGACCATCGGCGGCAATCTCTGCATGTCGCTGCCGGCGGGACCGATGATCTCGCTCACATCCGCGCTCGACGGCGTCTGCACCGTCTGGAAGGCCGGCGGAGGCGAACAGAAGATTCCCGTCGTCGACTTCGTCACCGGCAACCAGCGCAACCAGTTGAAGCCCGGCGACCTGATTAGGCAGATCGATATCCCGATTGCCGCACTGAAGCGCCGCACGGCGTTTCGCCAGATTTCGCTGGCACCGGTCGGCCGCTCGGCGGCGCTCGTGATCGGAAGCCTCGATGCCGACGGCACGCTGGCGCTGACGGTGACGGCTTCGACGGTGCGGCCGATCCGGCTCGCCTTGCCCAAGCTGCCTGACGCCAGCGCACTTCGTGACGCGATCGCGCAGCAGATCACCGATGACCTCTACCATACCGACATCCACGGCAAGCCGCTCTGGCGCAAGCACATGACGCTGCGGCTTGCCGAGGAAATTCGTGGCGAACTCCTGGGGGCAACCCCGTCATGA
- a CDS encoding 8-oxoguanine deaminase encodes MSDAKPIWIKDPLAILADGAERGIVVKEGRIVELVPAGGTPETANVAMFDAGAHVVLPGLINTHHHFYQTLTRALPAAMDRELFPWLQALYPVWAKLTPERLELGVTVAMSELLLSGCTTTTDHHYVFPSGLEESVDIEVDVAKRLGVRVLLTRGSMNLSQRDGGLPPDSVVQDEDTILADSARVVAKHHQRGADAMVQIALAPCSPFSVTTSLMRSTAELAGKLDVRLHTHLAETEDENKFCQQMYGCRPLDYLEQCGWLNARTWLAHGIFFNADEMKRLGQAKTTISHCACSNQILASGCCPVCEMEEAGVSIGLGVDGSASNDGSNLMQEVRAAFLLQRVRYGVSKVSHKDALRWATKGSAACVGRPELGEIAVGKAADLALFKLDELRFSGHGDPLAALVLCGAHRADRVMVAGKWAVIDGAIPGLDVTDLIRRHSSAARAMQAG; translated from the coding sequence ATGAGCGACGCAAAGCCGATCTGGATCAAGGACCCCCTCGCGATCCTCGCCGACGGTGCCGAGCGCGGGATCGTGGTGAAGGAGGGCCGGATCGTCGAGCTGGTGCCGGCCGGCGGCACGCCCGAGACGGCGAATGTCGCGATGTTCGACGCAGGCGCGCATGTCGTGCTGCCGGGCCTGATCAACACCCATCATCACTTCTACCAGACGCTGACGCGCGCGCTGCCGGCGGCGATGGATCGCGAGCTGTTTCCCTGGCTACAGGCGCTCTATCCGGTGTGGGCGAAGCTGACGCCGGAGCGGCTGGAGCTTGGCGTCACCGTTGCGATGTCCGAACTGCTGCTCTCGGGCTGCACCACGACGACGGATCATCATTACGTATTCCCTTCGGGGCTCGAGGAATCTGTCGATATCGAAGTCGATGTTGCAAAACGGCTCGGTGTCCGCGTGCTGCTGACGCGCGGCTCGATGAATCTGTCGCAGCGCGACGGCGGCTTGCCGCCTGACAGCGTCGTGCAGGACGAGGACACGATCCTCGCCGACAGCGCCCGCGTGGTCGCAAAGCATCATCAGCGCGGTGCGGATGCGATGGTGCAGATAGCGCTGGCGCCTTGCTCGCCGTTCTCGGTGACGACGTCGCTGATGCGTTCCACCGCCGAGCTTGCCGGCAAGCTCGACGTGCGCCTGCATACCCATCTCGCCGAGACCGAGGACGAGAACAAATTCTGCCAGCAGATGTATGGCTGCCGTCCGCTCGACTATCTCGAGCAGTGCGGCTGGCTCAACGCGCGGACCTGGCTCGCTCACGGCATATTTTTCAACGCCGACGAAATGAAACGGCTCGGCCAGGCGAAGACGACCATCAGTCATTGCGCGTGCAGCAATCAGATCCTGGCATCGGGCTGCTGTCCGGTGTGCGAGATGGAGGAGGCCGGCGTTAGTATCGGGCTCGGTGTCGACGGGTCGGCCTCAAACGACGGATCGAATTTGATGCAGGAGGTGCGTGCCGCGTTCCTGCTGCAGCGGGTGCGCTACGGGGTGAGCAAGGTCAGCCACAAGGACGCGCTGCGCTGGGCCACAAAGGGCTCGGCGGCCTGCGTCGGCCGGCCGGAGCTCGGCGAGATCGCCGTCGGCAAGGCCGCCGATCTCGCGCTGTTCAAGCTCGACGAGCTGCGTTTCTCCGGCCATGGCGATCCCTTGGCCGCGCTGGTGCTGTGCGGGGCGCATCGGGCCGACCGGGTGATGGTGGCGGGGAAATGGGCCGTGATCGACGGGGCGATCCCGGGCCTCGATGTCACCGACCTGATCCGCCGCCACAGTTCCGCGGCGCGGGCGATGCAGGCGGGATAA